The Sulfurihydrogenibium sp. YO3AOP1 genome has a window encoding:
- a CDS encoding alkaline phosphatase D family protein, with translation MLLSRREFISLSLSTLYLLTHNLEVLASDAVEIFDLGIASGDPTQDGIILWTRINPNIHNQLKKDLILEISQSPEMKESSVIKIPGYEIIKERDCTIRLTIDNLKPGQTYYYRFTYADVPSMVGRFKTLPVGDVENYRIGFVTCQNYADGYYTAYRHLANEDIGFILHLGDQIYERIYGKPRVPGRNLAFPSGHSIALDLEDYKYLYTTYLSDKDYQLARAMHPFIYIWDDHEYANDYSFDYEKGFYKLPKHPFENDREKVLNLRKAAILAWYFYTPSRAKLNLNAQNPLEWIIIYRDFKIGELAHLICLDERSYRTSQPCDKRYASAGCEDQYKTSMLGENQKFWFYEKLKQGNSWKIVANEVQFVQGKINGLYGSLDAWDGYIKERQEIIEFLNKNNINKFVALTGDRHAGLIAEIPTEFKENYEKIVGVEFMTPAISSISAAEANWW, from the coding sequence ATGCTTTTAAGCAGAAGAGAGTTTATAAGCTTATCATTATCAACCTTATATTTACTTACACATAACCTTGAAGTATTGGCAAGTGATGCAGTAGAAATTTTTGACCTTGGAATTGCAAGCGGAGACCCAACGCAGGATGGCATTATATTATGGACGAGAATTAATCCAAATATCCACAACCAATTAAAAAAAGACCTTATCTTAGAGATATCACAAAGTCCAGAGATGAAAGAATCATCAGTCATAAAAATACCCGGATATGAGATTATAAAAGAAAGAGACTGCACAATCAGGCTAACAATAGACAATCTAAAACCAGGACAGACTTACTACTACAGATTTACATACGCAGACGTTCCGTCAATGGTAGGTAGGTTTAAAACTCTGCCGGTTGGAGATGTTGAAAACTACAGAATAGGATTTGTTACCTGTCAAAACTACGCCGATGGATATTATACAGCATACAGACATTTAGCCAATGAAGATATAGGATTTATCTTACATCTTGGAGACCAAATTTATGAGAGAATCTATGGCAAACCAAGAGTACCCGGCAGAAATTTAGCTTTTCCATCAGGTCATAGTATTGCACTTGATTTAGAAGATTATAAATATCTGTATACAACATATTTGTCAGACAAAGATTATCAGCTTGCAAGAGCAATGCATCCATTTATCTATATCTGGGATGACCATGAATATGCAAACGATTACTCATTTGACTACGAAAAAGGATTTTATAAACTTCCAAAACATCCTTTTGAAAATGACAGAGAAAAAGTTCTTAACCTAAGAAAAGCTGCAATATTAGCATGGTATTTTTATACACCTTCAAGGGCTAAATTAAATCTTAACGCTCAAAATCCTTTAGAATGGATCATCATTTATAGAGATTTCAAAATTGGAGAATTAGCACATTTGATTTGCTTAGATGAAAGGTCTTACAGAACATCGCAACCTTGCGATAAAAGATACGCATCCGCAGGTTGTGAAGACCAGTATAAAACCTCAATGCTTGGAGAAAATCAAAAATTCTGGTTTTATGAAAAGCTAAAACAAGGAAATAGTTGGAAAATAGTAGCTAATGAAGTCCAATTTGTACAAGGAAAAATAAACGGACTTTATGGCTCCTTAGATGCTTGGGATGGATATATAAAAGAAAGACAAGAGATAATAGAATTTTTAAACAAAAATAATATAAACAAATTTGTAGCCCTTACAGGAGATAGACACGCCGGCTTGATTGCAGAAATACCTACAGAATTTAAAGAAAACTATGAGAAAATCGTGGGAGTAGAGTTTATGACTCCTGCAATATCCTCGATCTCTGCAGCAGAAGCCAACTGGTGGTAA
- the pstS gene encoding phosphate ABC transporter substrate-binding protein PstS, giving the protein MKVKGLKKLAIAGILATSTAALAGITITGAGATFPYPIYSAWAYAYEKATGNKVNYQSIGSGGGIRQIENRTVDFGASDAPLTPEELNQKKLLQFPAVIGGVVPTYNLPEVKQPLNFDGKALCYIYMGKITKWNDPYLQQLNPGVNLPDRPITVVHRSDGSGTTWIWTNYLSKVCPEWKEKVGYGTSVNWPTGVGGKGNEGVANYTKRMRGAIGYVEYIYAKQNNMPAGKVKNREGNFVAPSMESFQAAAANAKWDKKKHFYEVLTDQPGKNSYPISGATFILLAKDRPENSKKAVMFFDWAFTKGDQEAARLNYIPLPQNVKDLIRSYWKENGLM; this is encoded by the coding sequence ATGAAAGTTAAAGGCTTGAAAAAGCTTGCAATAGCTGGAATTTTAGCAACATCTACCGCAGCATTAGCGGGAATTACAATTACAGGTGCAGGTGCAACATTCCCATATCCAATTTACTCTGCTTGGGCTTATGCATATGAAAAAGCAACAGGAAACAAAGTTAACTATCAATCAATTGGTTCTGGTGGTGGTATCAGACAGATCGAAAACAGAACAGTAGACTTTGGTGCATCAGACGCTCCATTAACACCAGAAGAATTAAACCAAAAGAAATTACTCCAATTCCCGGCAGTAATCGGTGGAGTAGTTCCAACTTACAACCTACCAGAAGTAAAACAGCCTCTTAACTTTGACGGGAAAGCTCTCTGTTATATATATATGGGTAAAATCACTAAATGGAATGACCCATACTTACAACAATTAAACCCTGGCGTAAATTTACCAGATAGACCAATTACAGTAGTTCACAGGTCTGATGGTTCTGGTACAACTTGGATCTGGACTAACTACTTATCAAAAGTTTGTCCAGAGTGGAAAGAAAAGGTTGGATACGGAACATCTGTTAACTGGCCAACTGGTGTAGGCGGAAAAGGAAACGAAGGTGTAGCTAACTACACTAAGAGAATGAGAGGAGCAATAGGATACGTAGAATATATCTATGCAAAACAAAACAATATGCCTGCTGGAAAAGTTAAAAACAGAGAAGGAAACTTTGTTGCTCCATCTATGGAAAGCTTCCAAGCAGCAGCTGCTAACGCTAAATGGGACAAAAAGAAACATTTCTACGAAGTATTAACAGACCAACCGGGTAAAAATTCATACCCAATATCTGGAGCTACATTTATTTTACTGGCAAAAGATAGACCAGAAAACTCAAAAAAAGCAGTTATGTTCTTTGACTGGGCATTTACAAAAGGAGATCAAGAAGCTGCAAGATTAAACTATATCCCATTACCACAAAACGTGAAAGATTTAATCAGATCATACTGGAAAGAAAATGGATTGATGTAA
- the pstC gene encoding phosphate ABC transporter permease subunit PstC, which yields MENTALKRALLVEKLLKIILGFAAIFIGFILPVVIFIVLYKEAYLAIQTFGVLNFLTSTDWDPVALKFGGLAPIVGTLIATFLSTLFAAPISIGIAIFLVELSPNKLKPIFSTAIELLAGIPSIIYGMWGLFVIAPLFGEKIEPWLQAKLGGIPLIGKLFEGSPTGIDVLTTSLVLGIMIIPFMSSVVKDAFNMVPSIMKESAYALGATKWEVIKQVMIPITASSIAGGLILSTGRALGETMAVTFLAGNVNQIPKSLLDPFTTITVALANQFTEADTAIYLSSLYYLALILFIMSFIVLYLSKIMLLKLEKKWKV from the coding sequence ATGGAAAATACAGCACTAAAAAGGGCGCTTCTTGTAGAAAAACTTTTAAAAATAATACTTGGATTTGCAGCAATCTTTATAGGCTTTATACTCCCGGTAGTTATATTCATTGTACTGTATAAAGAAGCATATCTTGCTATCCAAACCTTTGGAGTTTTAAACTTTTTAACATCTACCGACTGGGACCCGGTCGCACTTAAATTTGGCGGGTTGGCTCCTATAGTCGGAACATTGATAGCAACATTTTTATCAACATTATTCGCTGCTCCAATCTCAATTGGTATTGCTATTTTTTTGGTTGAACTTTCACCAAACAAACTAAAACCAATCTTTTCAACTGCAATAGAGCTTTTGGCTGGAATTCCAAGCATCATTTATGGTATGTGGGGATTGTTCGTAATTGCTCCATTATTTGGTGAAAAAATAGAGCCATGGCTTCAAGCAAAGCTTGGCGGAATTCCATTAATAGGAAAGCTTTTTGAAGGTTCTCCGACAGGAATTGATGTCTTAACAACATCTCTCGTTCTTGGAATAATGATAATTCCATTTATGAGTTCTGTTGTTAAAGATGCGTTTAATATGGTTCCATCCATAATGAAAGAATCAGCTTATGCCCTTGGGGCTACAAAATGGGAAGTTATAAAACAAGTGATGATACCTATCACAGCGTCAAGTATTGCAGGTGGATTAATCTTATCTACCGGTAGAGCACTTGGGGAAACGATGGCTGTTACATTTTTAGCAGGAAACGTAAATCAAATACCAAAATCGCTTTTAGACCCATTTACAACCATCACCGTTGCTTTGGCAAACCAATTTACAGAAGCAGACACAGCTATTTATCTTTCTTCTTTATATTATCTTGCATTAATACTTTTTATAATGTCGTTTATTGTTTTATATCTTTCTAAAATTATGCTTTTGAAATTAGAAAAGAAATGGAAGGTGTAA
- the pstA gene encoding phosphate ABC transporter permease PstA, which translates to MVKRKLENYIFLTLSGFSALLGLFFLFWILGDLLINGFKYINLDLFTKDPVPPGMEGGGLKHAFIGHLIITVLGTMIGTPIGILAGIFFAEYGQNSKVFKIARNIVDIMVSNPSIVIGAVVYAILVYPVGHFMGIAGSVALALLMIPVIVITTDEMMKLVPRETREAAYALGAQPWQVSFQVVLKAAKVGVLTGVILGVARISGETAPLLFTSFNNNFTTYDITQPTASLTVTVFQYAMGPYDEWHRQAWAASFILTFFVLIASITARYLIQRKKHS; encoded by the coding sequence ATGGTTAAAAGAAAATTAGAAAATTACATATTCCTTACATTGTCAGGTTTTTCTGCATTGCTTGGATTATTTTTCTTGTTTTGGATACTTGGAGATTTGCTTATTAACGGTTTTAAATACATAAATTTAGATTTATTTACAAAAGACCCGGTTCCACCCGGTATGGAAGGCGGTGGATTAAAACATGCTTTTATAGGTCATTTAATCATTACTGTTCTTGGAACTATGATAGGAACGCCTATTGGAATATTAGCCGGTATATTCTTTGCTGAGTATGGTCAAAACTCAAAAGTGTTCAAAATTGCAAGAAATATAGTTGATATAATGGTAAGTAATCCATCTATCGTTATAGGTGCAGTAGTTTATGCGATACTTGTTTATCCGGTTGGTCATTTTATGGGAATAGCTGGTTCTGTAGCGCTTGCATTGCTTATGATACCGGTTATAGTAATCACAACTGATGAGATGATGAAATTAGTTCCAAGGGAAACAAGAGAAGCAGCATATGCCCTTGGAGCTCAGCCATGGCAGGTTAGCTTTCAAGTAGTTTTAAAAGCTGCAAAAGTAGGAGTTTTAACAGGTGTAATTCTTGGAGTAGCAAGAATATCCGGAGAAACTGCACCATTATTATTTACATCTTTTAATAACAACTTTACAACTTACGATATCACGCAACCGACGGCATCTTTAACAGTTACAGTCTTTCAATACGCCATGGGACCATACGACGAATGGCACAGACAAGCATGGGCAGCATCTTTCATTCTTACGTTCTTCGTATTGATTGCATCAATCACAGCAAGATACTTAATCCAAAGGAAAAAACACTCTTAG
- the pstB gene encoding phosphate ABC transporter ATP-binding protein PstB has protein sequence MSENVKLQVKNLNFYYAGNKQALKNINMPVYEKKVTALIGPSGCGKTTLLRCFNRMHDLYPGNRYEGEIIFEGKNILAKDVDLMILRSKIGMVFQKPTPFPMSIFDNVAYGLRLQGIKNKTELQDRVEKALKDAAIWDEVKDRLNASAFSLSGGQQQRLCIARAIAVKPEVILFDEPTSALDPISTSKIEELIVELKKNHTIIIVTHNMQQAARVSDYTAFMYLGELIEFDLTDIIFTKPSKKLTEDYVSGKFG, from the coding sequence ATGTCTGAAAATGTAAAATTACAAGTCAAAAATCTAAATTTTTATTATGCTGGCAATAAACAGGCTTTAAAAAATATAAACATGCCGGTTTATGAAAAAAAAGTTACAGCACTAATTGGACCATCCGGATGTGGTAAAACTACACTGCTTAGATGTTTTAACAGAATGCATGACTTATACCCGGGTAACAGATACGAAGGAGAAATAATATTTGAAGGTAAAAACATTCTTGCAAAGGATGTAGATTTAATGATTTTAAGAAGTAAAATCGGTATGGTATTCCAAAAACCAACACCGTTTCCAATGTCTATATTTGACAACGTCGCATATGGACTTAGGCTTCAAGGAATTAAAAACAAAACAGAGCTGCAAGACAGAGTTGAAAAAGCTTTAAAAGATGCTGCAATCTGGGACGAAGTAAAAGATAGACTTAATGCATCAGCTTTTTCTTTGTCAGGTGGTCAGCAACAAAGATTATGTATAGCAAGAGCAATAGCAGTAAAACCAGAAGTCATACTATTTGACGAGCCAACATCAGCACTTGACCCAATATCAACATCAAAGATAGAAGAGCTTATAGTTGAATTAAAGAAAAATCATACAATAATTATTGTTACCCACAACATGCAACAGGCAGCAAGGGTTTCAGACTACACTGCATTTATGTATCTTGGAGAGCTTATTGAATTTGATTTAACAGATATTATATTCACTAAACCAAGCAAAAAACTCACAGAAGATTATGTTTCAGGTAAATTTGGTTAA
- the phoU gene encoding phosphate signaling complex protein PhoU, whose product MLIEPRLNEIKERLLKMAEIVENMIDNSIKAIIEHNPRYLKYVEENENIVDQMEVENESLIITTMARYQPEAKYLRMLAMDLFVNRDLERIGDHAENIKEHAQSILTKPKLKEYVDLPKMTELTIQMLKDAIKAFAENDTNLARDVIKRDDIIDALEDQIIRELYTYMVEDPSTIKVGLRLIDVVKNIERVADIATNLAEEVIYMKEGKMLRHQELDENGK is encoded by the coding sequence ATGTTAATAGAACCAAGATTAAATGAAATCAAAGAAAGGCTTTTAAAAATGGCTGAAATTGTAGAAAACATGATAGATAACTCAATAAAAGCTATCATAGAGCATAACCCGAGGTATTTAAAATATGTTGAAGAAAATGAAAACATAGTTGACCAGATGGAAGTAGAAAATGAATCATTGATAATAACAACCATGGCAAGATATCAGCCGGAGGCAAAGTATTTAAGAATGCTCGCAATGGACTTGTTTGTAAACAGAGACCTTGAAAGAATAGGAGACCATGCAGAAAATATAAAAGAACATGCCCAGTCTATATTAACAAAACCAAAGTTAAAAGAATATGTAGATTTACCAAAAATGACTGAGTTAACAATACAAATGCTTAAAGATGCAATAAAAGCTTTTGCAGAAAATGATACAAATCTTGCAAGAGATGTAATAAAGAGAGACGACATAATAGATGCATTAGAAGACCAGATAATAAGAGAGTTATACACTTACATGGTAGAAGACCCATCAACAATAAAAGTTGGATTAAGACTTATAGACGTTGTTAAAAACATAGAAAGAGTTGCAGACATAGCAACAAACTTAGCAGAAGAAGTTATTTACATGAAAGAAGGAAAAATGCTAAGACATCAGGAATTAGACGAAAATGGAAAGTAA
- a CDS encoding ATP-binding protein — MESNTLKDQHLDYEILISFLDYLKEGVIVVDENKNILFVNRFAQRFLNTPDYEGKHFKEVINDNYLYSIISHEYDKDTKLEVNIDSSKYLVNVYHIKGKKIIHLQDITPFEIYKQAKKDFVSNVSHELKTPISVLKSAMETIEEEIKDSNILKFVDMAKKRINQMDSLINDLLILARLESQEDLVNKKKYLLYKQVEDIFEDLQHLTKDKNIKLKNNVPKDFEVYADEQKLSIALKNLIENAIKYNVQNGTVEVNAKTDGKYDIISVIDTGIGIPPESIPLVFERFYRVDKSRSRNIGGTGLGLSIVKHITEAHKGKVWVESQVGKGSKFYIKIPKT, encoded by the coding sequence ATGGAAAGTAATACCCTAAAAGACCAGCATTTAGATTATGAAATACTAATAAGTTTTCTTGACTATTTAAAAGAAGGCGTCATTGTCGTTGATGAAAATAAAAATATCTTATTTGTAAATAGATTTGCACAGAGATTTTTAAATACTCCAGATTACGAAGGTAAACATTTTAAAGAAGTTATAAATGATAATTATCTTTATTCTATAATTTCCCATGAATACGATAAAGACACAAAGTTAGAAGTAAATATAGATAGTAGTAAATACTTGGTAAATGTATATCACATTAAAGGCAAAAAAATAATTCATCTGCAAGATATAACGCCATTTGAGATCTACAAACAAGCAAAGAAAGACTTTGTATCTAACGTATCTCATGAATTAAAAACTCCAATCTCTGTTTTAAAGTCTGCTATGGAAACAATAGAAGAGGAAATAAAAGACTCTAACATCCTGAAATTTGTAGACATGGCAAAAAAAAGAATAAATCAAATGGACTCTCTCATAAACGACCTTCTTATACTTGCAAGACTCGAATCTCAAGAAGATTTGGTAAACAAGAAAAAATATTTATTATACAAACAAGTTGAAGACATCTTTGAAGATTTGCAACATTTAACAAAAGATAAGAACATAAAACTTAAAAATAATGTTCCCAAAGATTTTGAAGTTTATGCAGACGAACAAAAATTAAGCATAGCACTAAAAAATTTAATTGAAAATGCAATAAAATATAACGTTCAAAACGGCACAGTAGAAGTAAATGCAAAAACTGATGGAAAGTATGACATTATAAGCGTTATAGATACAGGCATAGGAATACCACCAGAATCAATTCCTCTTGTGTTTGAAAGATTTTACAGAGTTGATAAATCAAGAAGTAGGAACATCGGCGGAACAGGTTTAGGGCTATCTATCGTTAAACACATCACAGAAGCCCATAAAGGCAAAGTATGGGTAGAAAGTCAAGTAGGAAAAGGAAGTAAATTTTATATTAAAATACCAAAAACGTGA
- a CDS encoding outer membrane protein transport protein: MRKVLASAAILAVAGSAMATNGDNMIGVTPASEAMGGLGVGMPIGSVDSIFRNPAWMNSEKGFTVSFGGILFMPDVKGRYNGQNSGDTGYVSSRANFFTVPEIGITNRINDQVVVGIAAYGVSGMGVDYRDKDPRLANMHTTLQFMRIIPAVSYQVNPNLSVGVGLDLAWGSLDMGANMCVDLNQNGLIDPNECFNAGGGQSSSYGVGAQLGIGYKVGDLTVGFNYQSPVSMKYKHVFDTNGDGSYEDLKLQQPQEVAAGIGYKVLPNLKVGLDLRWINWSDADGYKQFKWKDQTVIAVGGEYQVTPALKLRAGYNYGKSPIRSYSGLNGMMPTNNIPSLAQPFPDFNVQWFNLIGFPAITEHHITLGGSYQVSKHFAIDLAYVHAFEKKVESSGQSYTVDATSGNPPTRYTLENATVGAKNSQNEVGIALRWSF, from the coding sequence ATGAGAAAAGTTTTAGCGTCAGCTGCAATTCTTGCAGTAGCAGGGTCTGCAATGGCAACAAACGGAGATAACATGATAGGTGTTACTCCAGCATCTGAAGCGATGGGTGGTCTTGGTGTTGGTATGCCAATTGGCTCTGTTGATTCAATCTTTAGAAACCCAGCATGGATGAACTCAGAAAAAGGCTTTACTGTCAGCTTTGGTGGTATTTTATTTATGCCAGATGTTAAGGGAAGATACAATGGTCAAAACTCGGGTGATACTGGATATGTTTCCTCAAGAGCAAACTTCTTTACTGTTCCAGAGATAGGAATTACAAACAGAATAAATGATCAAGTGGTTGTTGGTATTGCTGCATACGGTGTTTCTGGTATGGGTGTAGATTATAGGGATAAAGACCCGAGATTAGCAAATATGCATACGACTTTACAGTTTATGAGAATTATTCCAGCTGTTTCTTATCAAGTAAACCCTAATTTATCTGTTGGTGTAGGACTTGATTTAGCATGGGGTTCTCTTGATATGGGTGCTAATATGTGTGTAGATTTAAATCAAAATGGGTTAATTGATCCAAATGAATGCTTTAATGCAGGCGGAGGTCAGTCATCTTCTTATGGTGTAGGCGCACAATTAGGTATAGGTTATAAAGTTGGAGATTTAACAGTAGGTTTTAACTATCAATCCCCTGTATCTATGAAATACAAGCATGTATTTGATACTAATGGCGATGGTTCATATGAAGACCTAAAATTACAACAACCTCAAGAAGTTGCAGCTGGTATTGGTTATAAAGTATTACCAAACTTAAAAGTTGGTTTAGATTTAAGATGGATTAACTGGTCTGATGCAGATGGTTATAAACAATTTAAATGGAAAGACCAAACTGTTATAGCAGTTGGTGGTGAATATCAAGTAACTCCAGCATTAAAATTAAGAGCTGGTTATAACTATGGTAAATCTCCAATCAGAAGCTATTCTGGATTGAACGGAATGATGCCAACAAATAATATACCAAGTTTAGCACAACCTTTCCCAGACTTTAACGTTCAATGGTTCAATCTAATTGGTTTTCCGGCGATTACAGAACACCATATTACCCTTGGTGGAAGTTATCAAGTTAGCAAACATTTTGCTATCGATTTAGCATATGTACATGCATTTGAGAAAAAAGTTGAATCAAGTGGACAGTCTTATACGGTTGATGCAACATCAGGTAATCCTCCAACAAGGTATACACTTGAAAACGCAACAGTTGGAGCTAAAAACTCACAAAATGAAGTTGGTATAGCTTTAAGATGGTCGTTCTAA
- a CDS encoding SCP2 sterol-binding domain-containing protein, protein MNKLAVLGTVLSLSFSSFAAEPWMSPKWTEQFCEYWNKNMQTVMAEWAEYNVNKQKGYKTIQFYRENCNPPKKVEVRIKYENGKAVCIYGGEAKDPNPEFVMYATDENWKSLAKGEFGFMGMGIMKKMTFQGSKVEAMKFMEPFKSFLIGLGKVPHTDACP, encoded by the coding sequence ATGAATAAATTAGCAGTTTTAGGGACGGTTTTGTCCCTTTCTTTTTCAAGTTTTGCAGCAGAACCGTGGATGAGTCCAAAGTGGACAGAGCAGTTTTGTGAGTATTGGAACAAAAACATGCAAACGGTCATGGCAGAATGGGCAGAATACAACGTAAATAAACAAAAAGGCTATAAAACAATCCAATTTTACAGAGAGAATTGCAATCCACCTAAAAAGGTTGAGGTTAGAATTAAGTATGAAAACGGAAAAGCGGTATGTATATATGGCGGCGAAGCTAAGGACCCAAATCCAGAGTTTGTTATGTACGCAACAGACGAAAACTGGAAGTCTTTAGCAAAAGGTGAATTTGGATTTATGGGAATGGGTATTATGAAAAAGATGACATTCCAAGGTTCTAAAGTTGAAGCAATGAAATTCATGGAACCTTTCAAATCTTTCTTAATTGGTCTTGGAAAAGTTCCTCATACAGATGCTTGTCCATAA
- a CDS encoding nicotinate phosphoribosyltransferase: protein MKIKNYIESGLKNFIEDAPSDYKEIGKCKSGCHVVSFYIKEENGKIADVKFNSSKRCKKLLAVADYVAEIIKQKGKVEFKDEEVLEFFKDEKEIEKVKDRLEIVKKALNK from the coding sequence ATGAAGATAAAGAATTATATTGAAAGTGGATTGAAAAATTTTATAGAAGATGCTCCTTCAGATTACAAAGAAATTGGGAAATGTAAAAGCGGTTGTCATGTGGTTAGTTTTTATATCAAAGAGGAAAATGGCAAAATTGCTGATGTTAAATTCAACTCATCAAAAAGATGTAAAAAATTACTTGCAGTTGCTGACTATGTTGCAGAGATTATAAAACAAAAAGGGAAAGTTGAGTTTAAAGATGAAGAAGTCTTAGAATTCTTCAAAGATGAAAAAGAAATAGAGAAAGTTAAAGATAGATTAGAGATTGTCAAAAAGGCATTAAACAAGTGA